One genomic region from Ptychodera flava strain L36383 chromosome 14, AS_Pfla_20210202, whole genome shotgun sequence encodes:
- the LOC139150483 gene encoding zinc finger protein ubi-d4-like, which yields MAATKSKYHHHYGPITDREQYYKEALDNTSHFNTRLTIERKLRLPFLDTHTGIAQNNCYIWMQKRHRGPGLLAGQLYTYPARRWRKKRRPPPEPSMSPPKQLEETDSGLQDSDLNLVGTIENALGVNTEEANSLIDSILNPSEKDSREDSLMKDLDSLSDIPDAGEIEDVDDMRSDDEDYELSLKKKKSSKKTKTQKRKTDNDMPTLMAEDKEKPFACTLCGRRYKNRPGLTYHMSHAHGGVEVSYDEKSQPSPLEPAIHQASRRTTTPGGLAAANNYCDFCLGDATENKKTGHSEELISCSDCGRSGHPSCLQFTTKMTTNVKKYRWQCIECKSCHLCGTSDNDDQLLFCDDCDRGYHMYCLNPPMSQPPDGSWICNLCEAEAQEEKMQQDTKPLQQQQQQQQHLHQQQQQPQQMTHHQQPHPAHLQPPQLKPAMH from the exons ATGGCCGCCACCAAATCAAAATACCACCATCACTACGGGCCGATCAC GGATAGAGAGCAGTATTACAAAGAAGCATTGGACAATACATCACACTTTAACACAAGACTAACCATAGAGCGAAAATTGAGACTACCATTCTTGGACACACACACTGGTATTGCACAAAACAACTGTTACATATGGATGCAAAAAAGACATCGTGGTCCAGGGCTGCTGGCAGGTCAACTTTACACTTACCCTGCAAGACGCTGGAGGAAAAAAAGACGACCACCTCCAGAGCCGTCAATGTCACCACCTAAACAATTAGAGGAAACTGACTCAGGATTGCAAGACAGTG ATCTCAACCTTGTAGGTACAATTGAAAATGCACTTGGGGTGAATACAGAGGAGGCTAATAGCTTGATTGACTCAATCCTGAATCCAAGTGAGAAAGATTCAAGAGAGGATTCACTGATGAAAGATCTGGATTCATTGAGTGATATCCCAGATGCAGGCGAAATAGAAGATGTTGATGATATGCGAAGTGATGATGAAGATTACGAGCTGAGcttgaagaaaaagaaaagtagcAAAAAG acaaaaacacaaaaacgaaaaacagaCAATGACATGCCAACTCTCATGGCAGAGGACAAGGAAAAACCATTTGCGTGTACCT TGTGTGGACGGAGGTACAAGAATAGACCTGGTCTGACTTACCATATGTCTCATGCACATGGTGGTGTTGAAGTCTCATATGATGAGAAGTCGCAGCCCTCTCCTCTGGAACCAGCAATTCACCAAG CATCAAGGAGAACCACAACACCAGGTGGATTGGCAGCAGCAAATAATTATTGTGATTTCTGTCTTGGAGAtgcaacagaaaataaaaagacTGGACATTCAGAAGAACTGATATCTTGTTCAGACTGTGGTCGTTCAG GCCATCCATCCTGCCTTCAATTCACTACCAAGATGACAACTAATGTTAAAAAATATCGATGGCAATGTATCGAATGCAAGTCATGTCACTTATGTGGCACTTCTGACAATGAT GATCAGCTTCTTTTCTGTGATGATTGTGATCGTGGTTACCACATGTACTGTTTGAACCCTCCCATGTCACAACCACCAGACG GAAGTTGGATTTGTAACCTTTGTGAAGCTGAAGCACAAgaagaaaaaatgcaacaagacACCAAACCattgcaacaacaacaacaacaacaacagcatcttcatcaacaacaacaacaaccacagCAAATGACACATCATCAGCAACCACATCCTGCCCATTTACAACCGCCACAATTGAAACCTGCCATGCATTAA
- the LOC139150484 gene encoding DDB1- and CUL4-associated factor 5-like yields the protein MLPCRKKSQHRSILKYLYQRQESSHATAPWQMTSKVFSQCENLHRKDLIGHYGCVNAIEFSNHGGELLASGGDDKRVLVWNVQQATSNFSQPTVMKGEHHSNIFCLAFDGSNKKIFSAGNDEQVIVHDIERGETLDVFLHEDTVYGLSVDPTNDNVYASACDDGRVLIWDIRERSGQEPFLLANYTSPFHAVVYNPVEPRLMATANSSEGVGLWDIRAPRSCLMRYGGSLSQQSAMSVKFNNRGDRLLALRRRLPPVLFDIQSKTPLLQFDHSGYYNSCTMKSCCFGGDRDQYALSGSDDFSLYVWKIPDETREIPWVSEAHMVLKGHRSIVNQVRFNPSNHMIASSGVEKIIKVWSPFRLPGSSGDACSNSNQDETERDMYSHEEYIDLVLNSGQGLSHDYSHQSTQEDTQMIAFFDSLLQREVEGWSSLSDSDDSLLSEEGFYVHLMEREQTSSDSSSDSDSDDSSNISNIQEDNQNNNESISEIVRIFDANGRQLRQDNNTGSGRSSQSQSQLDNSSSEVSSPPRVSRRTWTASDSNRRNRRSDCDQSNNNTEMENQPGTSSQSEQRSSSSNDHNSNSRSLLSSPSLDLNHLISLRQRIACRRALREKMNRLAQRNQSNDASDDDITAKLDIVMSQNRLTSSQMRSIQLLRQRIYHEEGEGYEDPATENSATVSQQSTNSAESTNEPTSSSDTNLQHHKKTCDSVNYSALECNTKTEVKEQKSSTSLEKKEQVKAETSVSSNDQYESCDPVTQPNTKERDFTDRNSTNQPSCSSASRTSTATDANTSNVTSMTSANESSSNDTIVEYFCRFKNHKSRSKRNYRKTSPSKEDTSDSDD from the exons ATGCTTCCATGCAGGAAGAAATCACAGCACAGATCTATTCTGAAGTATTTATATCAGAGACAAGAATCAAGTCATGCTACAGCACCTTGGCAGATGACTAGTAAAGTATTTTCACAATGTGAAAATCTCCATAGGAAAGACTTGATAGGTCACTATGGATGTGTCAATGCTATCGAGTTTAGCAATCACGGAGGAGAACTTCTTGCTTCAG GTGGAGATGATAAGAGAGTACTGGTGTGGAATGTTCAACAGGCAACATCAAATTTCAGCCAACCAACAGTGATGAAGGGCGAACATCACTCCAATATTTTCTGTCTAGCATTTGATGGCAGCAACAAGAAGATATTCTCAGCAGGAAATGATGAACAAGTCATAGTACATGACATTGAAAG AGGTGAGACTTTGGATGTATTCCTGCATGAGGATACAGTCTATGGTTTATCTGTTGATCCAACTAATGATAATGTGTATGCAAGTGCCTGTGATGATGGAAGAGTTTTAATATGGGACATCAGAGAACGGAGTGGACAAG AACCTTTTTTATTGGCCAACTACACATCACCGTTCCATGCTGTTGTTTATAATCCTGTTGAACCAAGATTAATGGCAACTGCCAATTCAAGTGAAGGTGTCGGTCTATGGGATATTAGAGCACCAAGAAG CTGTTTAATGCGTTATGGTGGCAGCTTATCTCAGCAAAGTGCAATGAGTGTTAAATTCAACAACAGAGGTGATCGATTACTGGCACTGAGAAGACGTTTACCACCAGTTCTGTTTGACATACAAAGTAAAACTCCCTTGCTTCAATTTGACCATTCTGGATATTATAACTCCTGTACAATGAAGAGCTGCTGTTTTGGAGGAGACAGAGACCAG taTGCTCTTTCTGGTTCTGATGATTTTAGTCTTTACGTCTGGAAAATTCCTGATGAAACACGAGAAA TTCCCTGGGTGAGTGAAGCACACATGGTCTTGAAAGGACATCGTTCAATTGTAAACCAAGTACGATTTAATCCAAGTAATCATATGATAGCTTCATCTGGtgttgaaaaaatcatcaag GTATGGAGTCCCTTCAGATTACCAGGAAGTAGCGGAGACGCATGCAGTAATTCAAACCAAGATGAAACAGAGAGAGATATGTATTCCCATGAAGAGTACATAGATCTGGTTCTGAACAGTGGTCAAGGGTTATCTCATGATTATTCACATCAGTCCACTCAAGAAGACACTCAAATGATTGCATTTTTTGATTCGTTGTTGCAAAGGGAAGTTGAAGGTTGGAGTAGTCTCAGTGACTCTGATGACAGTTTGCTGAGTGAGGAAGGTTTCTATGTACACTTGATGGAAAGGGAACAAACTAGCTCAGATAGCAGCTCTGACTCTGACAGCGACGACtcttcaaatatctcaaatattCAAGAAGACAACCAAAACAATAATGAAAGCATTTCTGAGATTGTGAGAATTTTTGACGCTAATGGAAGGCAGCTGAGGCAGGACAATAACACTGGCAGTGGAAGAAGTTCTCAGTCACAATCACAATTGGACAACTCATCTTCAGAAGTTTCATCACCGCCAAGAGTTTCCAGGAGAACTTGGACAGCATCAGACTCTAATAGAAGGAACAGAAGAAGTGATTGTGATCAGTCAAATAATAACACTGAGATGGAGAATCAACCAGGAACTTCATCACAAAGTGAGCAACGGTCTTCCAGCAGCAATGATCACAACAGTAACTCAAGAAGTCTATTGAGTTCACCATCACTGGACTTAAACCACCTTATCAGTCTCAGACAAAGGATAGCTTGCAGACGTGCCTTAAGGGAAAAGATGAACAGACTTGCTCAGAGAAATCAAAGCAATGATGCAAGTGATGATGACATTACAGCAAAACTTGACATTGTGATGTCACAGAATAGACTCACATCATCTCAAATGCGCAGTATTCAACTTCTCAGACAAAGAATTTATCACGAGGAAGGTGAAGGATATGAAGATCCAGCTACTGAAAACTCTGCCACCGTCTCTCAGCAATCCACAAACAGTGCTGAGTCTACGAATGAACCAACTTCTTCAAGTGATACAAATCTGCAACATCATAAAAAAACATGTGATAGTGTTAATTATTCAGCACTTGAGTGCAATACCAAAACTGAAGTCAAAGAGCAAAAGTCAAGTACATCCCTTGAAAAGAAGGAACAAGTGAAAGCAGAGACATCGGTTTCGTCAAATGATCAATATGAATCCTGTGACCCTGTTACTCAACCAAATACCAAAGAAAGAGACTTTACTGATCGTAATTCAACAAATCAGCCATCGTGTAGTAGTGCAAGTAGAACATCTACAGCTACAGATGCAAACACTTCTAATGTAACTTCCATGACATCTGCAAATGAGAGCAGTTCAAATGATACTATCGTTGAATATTTCTGTAGATTTAAAAATCATAAATCAAGATCAAAAAGGAACTACAGAAAAACGTCTCCAAGTAAAGAAGATACATCTGATAGTGATGACTAG